The following coding sequences lie in one Heyndrickxia oleronia genomic window:
- a CDS encoding VWA domain-containing protein — MKTAKLKQILLITDGCSNQGDDPVAMAALANEQGITVNVIGVMENDVIDEKGMSEIEGIALSGGGVSQIVYSQILSQTVQMVTRKAMTQTLQGVVNKELKQILGKSTSMEELPPEQRGEVMEVVDELGETVDLDLLVLVDTSASMKHKLPTVKEALLDLSLSLNARMGNNQFSVFVFPGKRKDVEKLLEWTPNLESLTSVFSKLSVGGITPTGPAIKEAMTYFKKKRSLRGLLSNDDEQYFEESI; from the coding sequence TTGAAAACAGCTAAATTAAAACAAATCTTATTAATTACAGACGGGTGCTCGAATCAGGGAGATGATCCGGTTGCAATGGCAGCTCTTGCAAATGAACAAGGGATTACTGTTAACGTCATTGGTGTAATGGAGAATGATGTAATCGATGAAAAGGGTATGAGTGAAATTGAAGGAATTGCCTTATCAGGTGGTGGTGTTAGTCAAATTGTTTATTCGCAAATCTTATCACAAACGGTTCAAATGGTAACGAGAAAAGCAATGACCCAAACTCTACAAGGAGTAGTTAATAAGGAATTAAAACAAATTTTAGGAAAGTCTACTTCTATGGAGGAATTACCTCCCGAACAAAGAGGTGAGGTAATGGAAGTAGTGGATGAATTGGGTGAAACAGTAGATTTAGATTTGTTGGTTCTTGTCGATACAAGTGCAAGTATGAAACATAAGCTACCAACAGTTAAGGAAGCCTTGCTGGATCTATCTTTAAGTTTAAATGCACGAATGGGAAATAATCAATTTTCAGTCTTTGTATTTCCTGGGAAAAGGAAAGATGTCGAAAAATTGCTAGAGTGGACTCCAAATCTTGAATCTTTGACTAGTGTCTTTTCAAAGCTTAGTGTAGGTGGCATCACACCAACTGGACCAGCTATTAAAGAAGCTATGACATATTTTAAGAAAAAACGTTCTTTAAGGGGATTGCTTTCAAATGATGACGAACAATACTTTGAAGAGTCAATTTAA
- a CDS encoding protein kinase domain-containing protein yields MTNNTLKSQFNFPTGTTVTGKWHKKSYILVRLLGSGANGIVYLAKSNDRFVALKMSDNTMSVTSEVNVLKAFAKVQGSALGPSLLDIDDWETPKMKIPFYVMEYIQGPHLLDFIQKKGHSWTGVLMLQLLQDLHRLHEEGWVFGDLKPDNLIITHSPTKIRCIDVGGTTLSGRAIKEFTEFFDRGYWGAGTRKAEPSYDLFALSMVIINLFYPARFSKKGDGVEQLKRMIRRKPEMAIYENILFDAIDGQYYSALDMRKDLLKVLSNDTMKPVKNRNSIPSSRRAKVNKQVTPTRQTSRKKKRASRVFETIVIIVLVSFLYFIYIYEQLL; encoded by the coding sequence ATGACGAACAATACTTTGAAGAGTCAATTTAATTTTCCTACTGGAACGACTGTCACAGGAAAATGGCATAAAAAAAGTTATATTTTAGTGAGGTTATTGGGGTCTGGTGCCAATGGTATTGTTTATTTAGCAAAAAGCAATGATCGTTTTGTAGCACTAAAGATGAGTGATAACACTATGTCTGTCACTTCAGAAGTAAATGTTCTGAAAGCATTTGCTAAGGTCCAAGGGTCTGCCCTCGGGCCTTCTTTGTTAGATATTGACGATTGGGAAACGCCAAAAATGAAGATTCCCTTTTATGTAATGGAATATATCCAGGGACCGCATTTATTAGACTTCATTCAAAAAAAGGGACATTCATGGACGGGTGTATTAATGTTGCAATTATTACAGGATCTACATCGGTTACATGAAGAAGGTTGGGTATTTGGTGATCTTAAACCAGATAATTTAATTATCACTCATTCGCCAACAAAAATTCGTTGTATTGATGTTGGAGGAACAACATTAAGTGGAAGAGCCATAAAGGAGTTTACGGAGTTTTTTGATCGAGGATATTGGGGAGCAGGAACGAGAAAGGCAGAGCCTTCCTATGATCTATTTGCTCTATCAATGGTCATAATAAACTTATTTTATCCTGCGCGGTTTTCTAAAAAGGGTGATGGTGTCGAACAATTGAAAAGGATGATTCGCAGAAAGCCAGAGATGGCTATCTATGAAAATATTTTATTTGATGCGATAGATGGTCAATATTATTCCGCATTAGACATGAGGAAAGATCTATTAAAGGTTTTGTCTAACGATACGATGAAGCCGGTGAAAAATAGAAACTCTATTCCATCAAGCAGAAGAGCAAAAGTAAATAAACAGGTGACGCCTACAAGGCAAACATCACGTAAGAAGAAGAGAGCATCACGAGTTTTTGAAACAATTGTTATTATTGTGCTCGTATCTTTTCTATACTTTATATATATATATGAACAGCTATTATAA
- the tilS gene encoding tRNA lysidine(34) synthetase TilS: protein MLPFERKVDDFIKTNTLITKGDSVLIGVSGGPDSVALLHYLVQKRNIYNISIRAAHVDHMLRGKDSYNDLLFVQELCKQWNIPCEAIRINIQEKMGALNKGMEETARIYRYRFFQDIMEKYQHNKLLLGHHGDDQIETILMRLTRGSTGKGRAGIPLRRAFANREIIRPLLCVTKKEIEEYCHIHDLSIRIDSSNFEQDYTRNRFRLNVLPFLKKENNHVHEHFQRFSEEILSDEAFLQELTLEKMNKLWNKMKNEVVIEIPSFIEMPLPLQRRGIQLILNYLYNENPSFVTAVHTDDILKLLLSNHPSGRLDLPLGLKVRRSYQQCTFSFIKENQNHTYEMKLSLNSEVDLPNGYCVRFLKGKVTENPSLQDQTCMYLEDIQLPLVIRNKKAGDRMKVKGLNGSKKVKDIFIDEKIPREKRDEWPIVVDQQGDVLWIPKLKKSTYDILPTFEQTCYILQYFKQTFS from the coding sequence ATGTTACCGTTTGAAAGAAAAGTCGATGATTTTATTAAAACGAATACGTTGATAACAAAGGGGGATTCAGTTCTTATAGGTGTATCAGGTGGACCTGATTCTGTTGCATTACTGCACTATCTAGTTCAAAAAAGGAATATATATAATATATCCATCCGTGCTGCACATGTTGATCATATGCTACGAGGGAAGGATTCGTATAATGATCTTCTATTTGTTCAAGAATTATGCAAACAATGGAACATTCCTTGTGAAGCAATTAGAATTAATATTCAAGAGAAAATGGGTGCCCTAAACAAAGGCATGGAAGAAACAGCCAGAATCTACAGGTATCGTTTTTTTCAGGATATTATGGAAAAATACCAGCATAATAAGCTTTTACTTGGACACCATGGTGATGACCAGATTGAAACTATTTTAATGAGATTGACTCGAGGGAGCACAGGAAAAGGAAGAGCAGGGATTCCGCTACGGAGAGCTTTCGCAAACAGAGAAATTATAAGACCTCTCCTTTGTGTTACGAAAAAAGAAATCGAAGAGTACTGCCATATTCATGATTTAAGCATAAGAATTGATTCAAGTAATTTTGAACAGGATTATACTAGGAATCGGTTTCGATTAAATGTATTACCTTTTTTAAAAAAAGAGAATAACCATGTTCACGAGCATTTTCAACGATTTAGTGAAGAGATATTATCTGATGAAGCTTTTTTGCAGGAATTAACGTTAGAAAAAATGAATAAATTATGGAATAAAATGAAAAATGAAGTAGTGATAGAAATTCCATCTTTTATTGAAATGCCTTTGCCTTTACAAAGAAGAGGGATTCAACTAATATTAAACTATCTTTACAATGAAAATCCTTCCTTTGTAACTGCGGTACATACAGATGATATTCTTAAATTATTATTAAGTAATCATCCATCTGGACGCTTAGATCTTCCCTTAGGTTTAAAGGTAAGGAGATCGTATCAGCAGTGTACATTCTCTTTTATAAAGGAGAACCAAAACCATACATATGAAATGAAATTGTCCTTAAACAGTGAAGTAGACTTACCAAATGGCTATTGTGTTAGGTTTCTGAAGGGAAAGGTAACTGAAAATCCTTCTTTACAGGATCAAACATGTATGTATTTGGAGGATATCCAGCTTCCCTTAGTAATTAGAAATAAGAAAGCTGGGGACCGAATGAAGGTAAAAGGACTAAATGGATCCAAAAAAGTGAAGGATATATTTATTGATGAAAAAATCCCAAGAGAAAAAAGGGATGAATGGCCAATTGTTGTTGACCAACAGGGCGATGTATTATGGATACCTAAGTTAAAGAAATCTACCTATGATATATTGCCAACATTTGAGCAAACTTGTTATATCTTACAATACTTTAAGCAAACATTCTCCTAG
- the hpt gene encoding hypoxanthine phosphoribosyltransferase, with product MKQDIEKVLISEEEIQQRTKELGKELSLEYKDRFPLAIGVLKGATLFMSDLLKQMDTYLEMDFMDVSSYGKSMVSSGEVKILKDLDTSVEGRDILIIEDIIDSGLTLSYLVELFRYRKAKSIKIVTLLDKPSGRKADIQADYVGFDVPDAFVVGYGLDYAEKYRNLPYIGVLKPEVYNKSE from the coding sequence ATGAAACAGGATATTGAAAAGGTATTAATTAGCGAAGAAGAAATACAACAAAGAACAAAAGAATTAGGCAAAGAATTGTCACTTGAATATAAGGATCGATTTCCTTTGGCAATTGGGGTTCTAAAAGGCGCAACATTATTTATGTCTGATTTATTAAAACAAATGGATACTTACTTAGAAATGGACTTTATGGATGTTTCAAGCTATGGTAAATCTATGGTATCTTCTGGAGAAGTGAAAATTTTAAAGGATTTAGATACTTCTGTAGAAGGAAGAGATATCTTAATTATCGAGGATATCATTGATAGCGGTCTTACATTAAGCTATTTGGTTGAGTTGTTCCGTTATCGTAAGGCAAAATCGATAAAGATTGTCACTCTTTTAGACAAACCTTCTGGAAGAAAAGCAGACATTCAAGCTGATTATGTAGGATTTGATGTGCCTGATGCATTTGTTGTTGGTTATGGATTAGATTATGCTGAGAAATACAGAAATCTTCCATATATTGGCGTTTTAAAACCTGAAGTGTATAACAAAAGTGAATAA
- the ftsH gene encoding ATP-dependent zinc metalloprotease FtsH — protein sequence MSRIFRNTIFYVLLFLVLIGIVSYFNNNNESTENISYDQFVSYLEKGEVNSVSLQPERGVYEARGELKDKTKFVTYVLNNPTALDRIDQVAKAKDAKVENMPAKETNGWVSFFTSIIPFVIIFILFFFLLNQAQGGGGRVMNFGKSKAKLYNDDKKKVRFRDVAGADEEKQELVEVVEFLKDPRKFSELGARIPKGVLLVGPPGTGKTLLARAVAGEAGVPFFSISGSDFVEMFVGVGASRVRDLFENAKKNAPCIIFIDEIDAVGRQRGAGLGGGHDEREQTLNQLLVEMDGFGANEGIIIVAATNRPDILDPALLRPGRFDRQITVDRPDVNGREAVLRVHARNKPLDGSVDLKAIAQRTPGFSGADLENLLNEAALVAARQDKKKIDMTDVDEATDRVIAGPSKKSRVVSQKERKIVAFHESGHTIIGLVLDEAEMVHKVTIVPRGQAGGYAVMLPKEDRYLMTKPELLDKITGLLGGRVAEEVTFGEVSTGASNDFQRATNIARKMVTEYGMSDKLGPLQFGQSQGGQVFLGRDFNNEQNYSDKIAYEIDTEIQDIIKECYERARKIILENREKFTIIANTLLEVETLDAEQIKHIYDHGTLPDRKASTLETPKLDQDESKDSLKVNIQKKDEEVTKSDDDNRPEKFGPTVTPEQDDNEKPNE from the coding sequence ATGAGTAGAATTTTTAGAAATACCATCTTTTATGTATTACTCTTTCTAGTCCTTATTGGGATTGTTAGTTATTTTAACAATAACAATGAGTCAACAGAAAATATATCATATGATCAGTTTGTTTCTTACTTAGAAAAAGGGGAAGTAAACAGTGTCTCATTACAGCCAGAAAGAGGCGTATATGAAGCAAGAGGAGAATTAAAAGATAAAACTAAGTTTGTCACATATGTATTAAACAATCCCACTGCTTTAGATCGTATCGATCAAGTTGCGAAGGCAAAAGATGCTAAGGTAGAGAATATGCCAGCGAAAGAAACGAATGGTTGGGTGTCCTTTTTCACCTCCATTATTCCTTTTGTTATTATCTTTATCCTTTTCTTCTTCTTATTGAATCAGGCCCAAGGCGGCGGTGGCCGTGTAATGAACTTTGGGAAAAGTAAGGCAAAGCTTTACAATGATGATAAGAAAAAAGTCCGTTTTCGTGATGTAGCAGGAGCAGATGAAGAAAAACAAGAACTTGTAGAGGTAGTAGAATTTCTAAAAGATCCACGTAAATTCTCTGAATTAGGTGCAAGGATTCCTAAAGGAGTATTACTTGTTGGACCTCCAGGTACTGGTAAAACTTTATTAGCAAGAGCTGTAGCTGGTGAAGCGGGTGTTCCGTTCTTCTCCATAAGTGGTTCTGACTTTGTAGAAATGTTTGTTGGTGTCGGTGCTTCACGTGTTCGTGACCTATTTGAAAATGCGAAAAAGAATGCACCTTGTATAATTTTTATCGATGAAATTGATGCAGTTGGTCGTCAACGTGGAGCTGGTCTCGGTGGAGGTCATGATGAGCGTGAACAAACATTAAACCAATTACTTGTTGAGATGGATGGATTCGGAGCAAATGAAGGAATTATTATTGTGGCTGCAACCAATAGACCTGATATCCTTGACCCAGCATTATTGCGTCCAGGACGTTTCGACCGCCAAATCACTGTAGATCGTCCAGATGTTAATGGGCGAGAAGCTGTATTACGTGTCCATGCAAGAAATAAACCGCTAGATGGATCTGTAGATTTAAAAGCAATTGCACAAAGAACACCAGGCTTTTCTGGTGCTGATTTAGAAAACTTATTAAATGAAGCTGCACTAGTTGCTGCAAGACAAGATAAGAAAAAAATTGATATGACTGATGTAGATGAAGCAACGGACCGTGTGATTGCCGGACCGTCTAAGAAAAGTCGAGTTGTATCACAAAAAGAAAGAAAAATTGTTGCTTTCCACGAAAGTGGTCATACCATTATCGGACTTGTTTTAGATGAGGCTGAGATGGTTCATAAGGTAACGATTGTACCTCGTGGTCAAGCTGGCGGATATGCGGTTATGTTACCGAAGGAAGATCGCTATTTAATGACTAAGCCTGAATTGCTTGACAAAATTACTGGTTTATTAGGTGGTCGTGTAGCAGAGGAAGTTACTTTTGGAGAGGTTTCTACAGGAGCATCCAATGATTTCCAACGTGCGACAAATATTGCTCGAAAAATGGTTACTGAATATGGTATGAGTGATAAACTTGGACCTTTACAGTTTGGCCAATCACAAGGTGGGCAAGTATTCCTAGGTAGAGATTTTAACAATGAGCAAAATTACTCTGATAAAATTGCTTATGAAATTGATACTGAAATTCAAGATATTATTAAAGAGTGTTATGAAAGAGCGAGAAAAATCATTCTTGAAAACCGTGAAAAGTTCACAATTATTGCTAACACATTATTAGAAGTTGAAACTTTAGATGCGGAACAAATCAAACATATTTACGATCATGGAACTTTACCGGATCGAAAAGCATCAACATTGGAAACGCCTAAGTTAGATCAAGATGAATCAAAGGATTCTTTAAAGGTGAATATCCAGAAGAAAGACGAAGAAGTAACGAAATCAGACGATGATAATCGACCTGAAAAGTTTGGGCCAACTGTGACTCCTGAACAGGATGATAATGAAAAGCCTAATGAATAA
- a CDS encoding type III pantothenate kinase, producing MLFVLDVGNTNIVLGVYDQDQLKFHWRVETNRHKSEDEYAMVIGALFQHVGIEFKDINGIIISTVVPPIMYTLERMCNKYFHVKPLVVGPGIKTGLDIKYENPREVGADRIVNAVAGIQEYGSPLIIVDFGTATTFCYINEHSQYMGGAIAPGIGISAEALYSKAAKLPRIEIARTEGVIGKNTVAAMQAGIVYGYVGQVEGIVTRMKANSKKVPTVIATGGHASLIANESKAIDIVDPFLTLKGLRLIYKRNKND from the coding sequence ATGTTATTTGTTTTAGACGTAGGAAACACAAATATTGTATTGGGTGTATATGATCAAGATCAACTGAAGTTCCATTGGCGAGTGGAAACGAATCGACACAAATCAGAAGATGAGTATGCAATGGTCATAGGTGCATTATTTCAACATGTAGGGATTGAATTCAAAGATATTAATGGAATCATAATTTCAACTGTTGTTCCACCAATTATGTATACATTAGAAAGAATGTGTAATAAGTATTTTCATGTTAAACCATTAGTCGTTGGTCCTGGGATTAAAACAGGCCTAGATATTAAATACGAAAATCCACGTGAGGTAGGCGCTGACAGAATTGTAAATGCTGTTGCGGGAATTCAAGAATATGGTAGTCCGCTCATTATTGTAGATTTCGGAACCGCAACAACTTTTTGCTATATCAATGAGCATAGCCAATATATGGGGGGTGCCATTGCTCCTGGAATTGGTATTTCCGCTGAAGCATTGTATTCAAAGGCTGCTAAGCTTCCAAGAATTGAAATTGCAAGAACAGAGGGGGTTATTGGGAAAAACACTGTTGCTGCAATGCAAGCGGGGATTGTTTATGGATATGTAGGACAAGTAGAAGGTATTGTAACACGCATGAAAGCAAACAGTAAAAAGGTACCTACCGTAATTGCAACGGGTGGACATGCAAGTTTAATTGCCAATGAATCAAAGGCAATCGATATAGTTGATCCATTTCTAACATTAAAAGGCTTACGTTTAATTTATAAAAGAAATAAAAATGATTGA
- the hslO gene encoding Hsp33 family molecular chaperone HslO, with protein MSDYLVKALAYNNQVRAYAVKSTETVGEAVRRHYTWPTASAALGRTMSAGVMMGAMLKGDEKITVKIEGNGPIGPILVDSNAKGEVRGYVTNPQVHFDLNEKGKLDVRRAVGTEGTLTVVKDLGLRENFSGQVPIVSGELGEDFTYYFVASEQTPSSVGVGVLVNPDNSILASGGFIIQLLPGTEEHVINDIEKRLQATEPISKLIQKGLSPEEILENILGKDNVKILEKLPVQFKCNCSKERFGAAIISLGKEEIKDMIEEDGKAEAQCHFCNEKYVFSKNELEELLAEE; from the coding sequence ATGAGCGACTACTTAGTAAAAGCATTAGCATATAATAATCAAGTTCGCGCTTATGCAGTAAAAAGCACAGAGACGGTAGGAGAAGCTGTTCGCCGCCACTATACTTGGCCTACTGCATCAGCAGCTTTAGGACGTACGATGTCAGCAGGAGTCATGATGGGTGCGATGCTTAAAGGTGATGAGAAAATAACAGTTAAAATAGAAGGCAATGGTCCGATTGGTCCTATTCTAGTCGATAGTAATGCAAAAGGCGAAGTAAGAGGATATGTTACCAATCCTCAGGTTCATTTTGACTTAAATGAAAAAGGAAAGCTAGATGTTAGAAGAGCAGTGGGAACTGAAGGGACATTGACAGTCGTAAAAGATTTAGGATTAAGGGAAAATTTCTCTGGTCAGGTTCCTATTGTTTCTGGTGAATTAGGTGAAGATTTTACTTATTACTTTGTGGCATCTGAACAAACACCTTCATCGGTTGGGGTAGGGGTATTAGTCAATCCTGATAATTCAATTTTAGCTTCAGGTGGGTTTATCATCCAATTACTACCAGGTACAGAAGAGCATGTTATTAATGATATTGAAAAAAGATTACAAGCAACGGAACCTATTTCTAAGCTGATTCAAAAAGGACTAAGTCCTGAAGAAATTCTTGAGAACATCTTAGGAAAAGACAATGTCAAGATATTAGAGAAGTTGCCGGTTCAATTTAAGTGTAATTGTTCAAAAGAACGCTTTGGTGCTGCTATCATTAGCTTAGGCAAAGAAGAAATTAAAGATATGATTGAAGAGGATGGAAAAGCTGAAGCGCAATGTCATTTTTGTAATGAAAAATATGTATTTTCCAAAAATGAATTGGAAGAATTATTAGCAGAAGAATAG
- the cysK gene encoding cysteine synthase A yields the protein MARLVNSIAELVGGTPIVKLNRLTDENQAEVYLKLEYMNPGSSVKDRIALAMIETAEREGKLQLGDTIVEPTSGNTGIGLAMIAAAKGYKAVLVMPETMSMERRNLLRAYGAQLVLTPGSEGMNGAVRKAEELAKENGYFMPQQFKNEANPEIHRLTTGREIVEQMGEQLDAFVSGIGTGGTISGSGQVLREAYPNIKIYAVEPKDSPILAGGKPGPHKLQGLGANFVPDTLNREIYDEIIHVGTEEAFEASRRVAREEGILGGISAGAAIHAALKVASELGKGKKVVAIIPDNGERYLSTNLYQFED from the coding sequence ATGGCTCGTTTAGTAAATTCAATTGCCGAACTTGTTGGAGGAACACCGATTGTAAAGTTAAATCGACTAACTGATGAAAATCAAGCAGAAGTATATTTAAAGCTTGAGTACATGAATCCTGGAAGTAGTGTAAAGGACCGAATCGCTTTAGCAATGATCGAGACCGCTGAGAGAGAGGGGAAACTGCAACTAGGTGATACGATTGTTGAACCGACAAGCGGTAATACTGGGATAGGACTTGCGATGATTGCTGCTGCTAAAGGATATAAAGCAGTATTAGTTATGCCAGAGACGATGAGTATGGAACGTAGAAATCTCCTTCGAGCATATGGCGCGCAGTTAGTGTTAACACCAGGTTCTGAAGGGATGAATGGTGCAGTTCGAAAGGCGGAAGAATTAGCAAAAGAAAATGGATACTTTATGCCACAACAATTTAAAAATGAAGCAAATCCAGAAATCCATCGTTTAACAACTGGAAGAGAAATTGTCGAGCAGATGGGTGAACAATTAGATGCGTTTGTATCTGGAATTGGAACAGGAGGAACGATCTCAGGTTCTGGTCAAGTTTTAAGAGAGGCGTATCCGAATATCAAAATATATGCTGTAGAACCAAAGGATTCTCCGATTCTTGCAGGTGGAAAGCCAGGTCCGCATAAGCTTCAGGGTCTTGGGGCTAATTTTGTACCGGATACATTAAATAGAGAGATTTATGACGAAATTATTCATGTCGGAACGGAAGAAGCTTTCGAAGCATCTCGAAGAGTAGCTAGAGAGGAAGGAATCTTAGGTGGGATCTCAGCAGGTGCGGCAATTCATGCTGCCTTGAAAGTAGCTTCTGAACTAGGTAAGGGTAAAAAAGTAGTAGCAATCATA